Sequence from the Pelodiscus sinensis isolate JC-2024 chromosome 30, ASM4963464v1, whole genome shotgun sequence genome:
CAATTGCAAAAACCAGCAATTCTTCTATAGCAATTACATTttctctgtgctgcttcagccttTGTAGTGCAGAGCAGCAGAAATTAGACCTTTTAGTTGTTTATTTAGGTCAATGGTTATttaggtgcattaagaggagcattgccagcagatccagagaagtgattattctcctttattcagctctggggaggccacatctggaggattgtgtccagttctgggccccccactacagaaaggatgtggacgcattggagaggggccagcagagggagacgAAAATGATTCCGGGGCTGGGGCACaggacctacgaggagaggctgagggagttgggtctgtttagtctgcagaagagaagagtgaggggggatttgagagcagccttcaacttcctgaagggaggttccaaaaggctggagagaggctgttctcagtagtgacaaatggcagaatgaGGACCCATCATCTAAAGTTACAGTGTGGGAGTCTAGAttggtattaggaaaaactctatTTTCTAGGAGGGTTGTGAAGCACTGAGATGCAGCGGGGGGATGAGAgtgctgtggggcccagggcagcacaatttcgcagggcctccccctttgacacggcgcatgcgtggggccttGGGTAGCATGGGACCCAGGACAGccgccccgtttgccctgccctaaatctgccgctgctgggatgggttccctagagaggtagtggaacctccatccctagagatttttaagtcccagcttaacaaagccctggctgggttgatttaattaggattggtcctgccttggacagggggctggacttgatgacctgctgaggtctcttccagctctatggttctataattctatgacagGCAAGACAAGTACACCATCAACCGCAGACAGGAGCACCCTCCTCGGAGTTACAGGAAATATCTCCCAACCACTCTCGAGTCAGCTAATGGGCAGCACCTGGTCAcagaggcctgggagccaggattcctgggtgcTTTCCCATGAATCAGAACATGAACCTGTAGGAGAGCATTTTAACCTTTCTGGCCCCTCGATCATAGGTTTAaaggtagccattcttctacaaaaggaTTTCACTAGCCAATTGCAGAGAGAGTCTGTAGAATCTCAAATCGACAGATTTGATACCggtaccctgggcttgaacaaaaacattaactggttaatgcagtACAAagctcatttcccctgcctttgatatttgcattttcacatcaaaagcaatGAAAGGGACACATTTAGCCTCGTTACGGCACTTCAtgaacacaggtcctacaattgacaggaaaCTACTTTTGCTGTACTATTTACCATACAGTCTGTTGTTTCCGCTCCAACACACCaatgaagtgggtttcacccacaAAACTTCATGATCATAGATACATGAAGAAAaatctatatttgttagtctctaccgTATCCAAGTctgtagctgggggagggggcatcctGAGAAGCTCCGTCCGTGCCCTGCTGGCGAGTGGCTGGACCAGCCTGGGGTGACTTCAGTGCACAGTGCGGTGAGCACAAGGCGAAGCAGGGTGAATAGTGCCCCGCTCCAGATTGCCCGCTCAGTGGGGTTAGAGTTGCATATTTCCCTTCCAGCCGATGCGGGCCCggtgtggggcagagctgggcagggggcagagatCCAGAGACACGGATGCTCTGAGGGAGGatcagagagggagggaagaccCTTGGAGGCTATCAGTGTGGATGGGGAGTTGGATCCCAGCCCAGCGAGTTGAGGGGGCTCTCTGTATGGACCTGGCCTCCCCCCAGGTGAGATCATCGGGGGAAAggaagcccagccccactccaggccctacATGGCGTATCTGGAAATACAACGCAGAGATGAGAGGATTAGATGTGGTGGGTTCCTGGTGGCGGAGAACTTTGTGCTGACGGCTGCTCGTTGCCAGGGAGAGTaagtgcctctgggctgggatgtgggggtgggtggggtcaGTGGAGGATGGGGATCCGGGAGCTCTGGTGTCAGCatggggggggcgcagggaaggagcagagggaggccaggctgggggagcagagcccaaGGGTCTGACCTGCTCAGGGGGCGTCGGAAAGTCTCTAGGGGCCTCTGTGACCCACGGACGAAACCCAGCACTTGGCAAATCAATGGGGCTAAAGCACAGGACAGGGAGGGGTCATAGCCCCagggcataagaacggccgtactgggtcagaccaaaggtccatctagcccagtatcctgtttaccgacagtggccagcaccaggtgccccagagagggtggaccgaagacaatgatcaagtgatttgtctcctgccgtccctctccagcctctgacagaggccaaggacaccattttatcccctggctaatagccttttatggatcttacctccatgaaattatctagcttctctttaaactctattatagtcctagccttcaccgcctcttctggcaaggagttccacaggttgacaacacgctgtgtgaagaagaacttccttttattagttttaaacctgctacccattaatttcatttggtgtcctctagttcttctattatgggaactaataaataactttgctttatcagccctctccacaccactcatgattttatagaccactcatgatttttatagagtgctgagctggggaggagcagacactcaaggggaagggaaggaacttGAGACCCATCCAGAGAGTCCCAGGCTGCCCCATCCCAGCGAGACAAGAATTAGTGAGCCAGACCAATCTTAGCAGGTTGCTCTTGGCTTTCGCAGCAACATCACTGTGCTTCTGGGAGCCCATAATGTCAAGCTTCGGGAACGGTACCGACAACGGATCCAGGTCTGCCGGCAGATCCCCCACCCACAGTACAACAGGGAGACTTTAAACAATGACATcatgctgctgcaggtaccgccccatcccccacaccgtgacctcacactgctgcaggtaccgccccatcccatcccccacccccagtgacctcccactgctgcaggtaccaccccatcccattccccacccccagtgacctcacactgctgcaggtaccgcccccatcccatcccccaccccccatgacctcacactgctgcccaTACCAGCCAGGTTTTGACTGCAACACTCCTATTTAactttgtttcttttctcccaGCTGGAAAACGTTGCGGTCCTGAACAGATGGGTTGGTAccctcgccctgccctgctccGGGGAGAGAGTTGCACCGTGGACCACTTGCAACGTTGCTGGCTGGGGCCGGACTCTGCCCACTGTTGATTGTCTCTCGGACACGCTCCAGGAAGTGGACGTGGTGGTGATGCCGGATGCCACATGTCTGAGACACCCGTACAAGCCGTACCGTCGCTATAACCCGTGCAGCATGATGTGTGTGGGGGACCCAGCCTTTCTGAATGACTCGGCCAAGGTGCCTCCCGCCCCTCGTGTTCACCCCTCTTGAGAAGTGGTTGGGATTGATGAAGCTGCTCTAACCAGAAAATGTTGGACTAAGTGGTGGAAAAGCTAGTGGGGAAGTGTCGCATCTTACGGGGAAGCAGCGACCagcaggacagtgtgtgtgtgggggggggggggttgaatcCATCTGGGTGATGGGAGGGGTCAAGTGGAGACCGGGGGGTGTTGCTGATCCAGGTATCAGCGAGAAACGACTCCTTGAGCTGTTTTCCATTTGTGGCTTCTCCTGTTTCGCAGGGCGACTCCGGGGGCCCCGTGGTGTGTGGGGGAAAAGCCCAGGGCATCGTCTCCTGGGGGATTTGCAAAGCTCCCTCCGTGTACGTAAAAGTCTCCACCTTCGTCCCCTGGATCGAACGCACAATGAGGAGGCTGTAGCCCGGAGCCCGGCTGTGAATTGCTGCCCCGGATGGAGCTGCGCTGCTTCTGTGCTTTGGAGGAGACAGATGTAGGGCTGCTTTGCaaggggctccccctcccccattttgtaCCCACAAATCACTGCTATACTCAGGAAGCCCCCAGCCCATAAGCATCAAGGAAGAGAGCCTAGGGGAGTTAGGAGCTGCATTCAAGCCCAGTTCCCATTGGTAAATCCCAGTTGTGtggcctgcctcttcccaggTTCATGTCCTCTGGGGCACTGGACAcgaccccagccctggggcagaccTGGCGGTTTGGGGATCTCCCCACCAGTCAAGTGATGTTTGTGGCAGATCTTCACCATCCCCTGCGCTGCTGGGCCACGTTtaacctgctgcctgccctgtgctCCATGGGCCCCCAACCCGTTACAATGAAGACAGGAGCCTAGGGGAGTTAGGAGCCAGGCTTAGGCAAAGCTCCCATAGGGAAATCCCAACCCACTGGCTGCCTTTCCCTGCTGGATTTCTCGTGGGGTTCTGAACCCAAGCCCAACCCTGGGGTAGACCTGGCGGTTTGTGGCTTTCCCCCGCATCAGCCGGTTGATGAGGTTTCTGGCAAATCCTCACCATCCTCCACCCTGCTGGGCCACGTTAAACCTGCCACGGTTGGTTCCCGGGGGACAATGTCCGTTCCAGACACTCCTGAGCTCTGCGCCGGCCAGGCAGCTGGAAGGGACTGGAGCAACAGCCATGCCGAGCAATTTCAGATCGATCCCCAGGGCTGATCCCTCTTTCCCACCTCtctcagcctgccccacccctgccttgctGCATTTTGCTCCCTGTTTCATGGTCAGCACTGAATAAAAATGAAGTTCCAAAAAAAGGCGACTGTGGGTCTGAGTGATCACCCCGAATTGCAAAatccagagcagctgctgccttggcCAGGGATTGGGTAGTGGTTGGGGGTGTCACTCCTATGGGGGAAGGCTGGGCTTGGGTCTTagcaaggctgttccccactctggcattccaagtgcagaaggtggggcccACAAGAGATCTTAAATCCCTTGTCTCCATGGGCTTCTGCTTAAAATCTCCCCTAAGTCACAGATCCCCTGGCTATGGGTGATAACTGCCACCAGCAAGGGAACCAAaaccccctttcttcttgaactgAACAAGAAAGCACTTCGAACTTCTACCAGAGGAGCACCCCCTAGCTCCTTTACTGCAAGCGTCCAGACTagggcgctgagccgacaaacagctgatcagctgtttgttggctcagtgcagcagccatttaaatttaaatgaagctgcgattatttaaatcgcggcttcatttccctttgccgatcagcctcatctacatggctccatcgatggagccatgtagtttagacgcaccctaaaaGTTGACCTCTCTGCCTtaggcaggcacacacagacctcctggtACCTGCCAGGCCAGAAGAATCCAGCTGttgcctcaaaaaaaaaaaaaggagattttaGGAACTAAACAAAAGATGTACTCGATAAAGCATTCCGCGTTGCcgggtgttacagagcaactgagagagaacagattaaaacagagAGAACACAGTACCGCTGGGCTACAGTTtaaaacatacaggctgtgtctacagtgggccattgattctggaaaagcagccgcttttccggaataacttgccagctgtctacactggccccttgaatttccggaaaagcactgacgatctactgtaagaaatcagctgcttttccagaaaaactatgctgctcccgttcgggcaaaagtcctttatccggaaaactgttccggaaaagggtcagtgtagacagcccagtagtcttttccgcaaaaaagccccgatcgcgaaaatgatggtctgggcttttttgcggaatagcgtccgtggccaatgtagacgcactttttccggaaatagttatagcttaaaatggaacagttttccatatttccggaaaatcatgccagtgtagacgtagccacagtgtacaGGGGCCCACAGAGAAGTTGATCCAGAACACAAGACAAAGAAAATAACCGGATCTGTGTCCAAGGTCCAGTTCAATACCCCATATTCCTTGTAGgcctggtagtcctgcctggttcaattccGCTTCTTCCCCCAACTCCTGGAACATCTAGTGCCCATACATCTATTGGAGAATCATCTCCCCACCCTTCCAGTTACGGACCCACCTGCCAGTTGGACATGGCTGGTTGCTCCAGTAGGGGTCGCTGACCTGACCCAGAGCCTCCACGGGGATTGGTTGGGACCTTCTACACAGATATGGCTGGGCCAGGGATGCTCATGGTTCTGTGTGATCCATTCCCTGGAGGGAGATGACACCTCCCCCAATGGCCAGGGACCAAATCGACAGGGGATGGGGCTGAGCTCTGTTGAGGGCCGACACACTGAATGCGGCAGAAGCGTCTGTCACCCGACACCTGGCGTGGGGGTAGCGACGCTTTGGGTGTCACGTACACAAGGTCGGAGATGGTAGGCGGGTATCAGGGAGATCAGAACCACCCATCTCTATCTCACACAGTGGGCAGGGTGTGACTTCTCACCCTGCGCCGATACTGATCTGTGTTGTGCACAGCCCATGGGGATGGGAAAGGGCAGACAGAGGGAAAAGGAGCTGTGATAGTTGCACAGACATGTCCTAGGGCAGGTGCGGACAAGTCCTTTGGCCTGAGGGTCGCATACTGGACCTGACACTGGATGGGGGCACGAATGGGGATGTTACCACCCTGGGGGAGGTGCTGTCTATGGGGcgcagttgggggaggggctctaagAGGGAGGTTACTTATGTGGGGATATGAGGATTCATGGGGTGTGGCAGGGGAGCTGTATGGGGTGCACCAGCCCTCCCTCCTTAGTGCCACCCGATGCCCTAGGCTGGCTGTGTCACCGCCATACCTGAGAAGCGCACGGCCCCTGTGTTGGGGGAGCTGAAGCTGGGGTGAAGGGTCCAgatggggaggagctggggaccATCCTAAggtgggagctcagggcagtgcaGAAGGGACTGATATGGCCCGTGAGCCAAACTTTGGTCCCTCTGCCCTAGAGGGAAAAGGCCCCGGGTCTCCTACTGCCAGCAAGTGGGTCCGGTCTCTGGAGTGAGCAGAGGGGCAGG
This genomic interval carries:
- the LOC142821215 gene encoding mast cell protease 1A-like, with amino-acid sequence MAYLEIQRRDERIRCGGFLVAENFVLTAARCQGDNITVLLGAHNVKLRERYRQRIQVCRQIPHPQYNRETLNNDIMLLQLENVAVLNRWVGTLALPCSGERVAPWTTCNVAGWGRTLPTVDCLSDTLQEVDVVVMPDATCLRHPYKPYRRYNPCSMMCVGDPAFLNDSAKGDSGGPVVCGGKAQGIVSWGICKAPSVYVKVSTFVPWIERTMRRL